In one window of Camelina sativa cultivar DH55 chromosome 15, Cs, whole genome shotgun sequence DNA:
- the LOC104748783 gene encoding pentatricopeptide repeat-containing protein At2g17140-like: protein MSSINKPGIYLYNVLFESCIKERRVEFVSWLYKDMVLCGVAPQTYTFNLLIRALCDSSCVDAARELFDEMPEKGCNPNEFTFGILVRGYCKAGLPDRGLELLNSMGSFGVLPNKVVYNTIVSSFCREGRNDDSEKLVEKMREEGLVPDIVTFNSRISALCKEGKVLDASRIFSDMELDEYLGLPRPNSITYNLMLKGFCKVGLLEDAKTLFESIRENDDLTSLQSYNIWLQGLVRHGKFIEAERVLKQMIDKGIGPSIFSYNILMDGLCKLGMLSDANTVVGVMKRNGVSPDAVTYGCLLHGYCSVGKVDAAKSLLQEMMRNSCLPNAYTCNILLHSLWKMGRISEAEELLRKMNEKGYGLDTVTCNIIIDGLCDSGELDKAVEIVKGLRVHGSAALGNLGNSYIGLVDDSLIENNCLPDLITYSTLLNGLCKAGRFGEAKNLFAEMMGEKLQPDSVAYNIFIHHFSKQGKISSAFRVLKDMEKKGCHKSLETYNSLILGLGIKNQIFEIHGLMDEMKEKGISPNICTYNTAIKYLCXPDIPN from the exons ATGTCTTCCATC AACAAACCTGGGATTTATTTGTATAATGTGTTGTTTGAAAGTTGTATAAAGGAAAGACGTGTGGAGTTCGTTTCGTGGTTGTATAAAGATATGGTTTTGTGTGGGGTTGCTCCACAGACTTATACGTTTAATCTGTTGATCCGTGCTTTGTGTGATTCAAGTTGTGTGGATGCTGCTCGTGAgttgttcgacgaaatgcctgagAAAGGTTGTAACCCAAATGAGTTTACTTTTGGGATTTTGGTTCGTGGGTATTGTAAAGCTGGTTTGCCTGATAGAGGACTAGAGTTGTTGAATTCGATGGGAAGTTTTGGGGTTTTGCCTAATAAAGTTGTGTATAATACCATCGTTTCTAGCTTCTGTAGGGAAGGTAGGAACGATGATTCCGAAAAGCTGGTGGAGAAGATGCGAGAGGAAGGTTTGGTTCCTGATATTGTAACGTTCAACTCGAGGATATCAGCGCTGTGTAAAGAAGGAAAGGTTTTGGATGCGTCTAGAATTTTCAGTGATATGGAGCTTGATGAGTATCTTGGTCTTCCTCGTCCCAATAGTATAACATATAACTTGATGCTGAAAGGATTCTGCAAGGTAGGGTTGCTGGAGGATGCCAAGACCCTCTTTGAGTCGATTAGAGAGAATGATGATCTCACTAGTTTGCAGAGTTACAATATTTGGCTGCAGGGTTTGGTCAGACATGGGAAGTTTATAGAGGCTGAAAGAGTCCTAAAGCAAATGATTGATAAGGGAATAGGGCCAAGTATTTTCTCTTACAATATTTTGATGGATGGATTGTGCAAATTAGGCATGCTATCCGATGCAAATACGGTAGTTGGAGTGATGAAAAGAAATGGTGTTTCCCCGGATGCTGTAACATATGGCTGCCTTCTACATGGTTATTGCAGTGTTGGGAAAGTCGACGCAGCTAAAAGCTTGTTGCAGGAGATGATGAGGAATAGTTGCTTACCAAATGCTTACACTTGCAATATTTTGCTCCATAGTCTTTGGAAGATGGGGAGAATATCTGAAGCAGAAGAGTTGCTGCGGAAGATGAATGAAAAAGGTTATGGACTAGATACTGTCACCTGCAACATTATCATTGATGGACTCTGTGACAGCGGGGAATTAGATAAAGCTGTTGAGATAGTTAAGGGATTGCGGGTGCATGGAAGTGCTGCTCTTGGTAACCTAGGCAACTCATATATTGGACTGGTCGATGATAGCTTGATCGAGAACAATTGTTTGCCTGACCTGATCACGTATTCAACTTTACTTAATGGTTTGTGCAAAGCAGGAAGGTTCGGTGAAGCAAAAAACTTGTTTGCTGAGATGATGGGAGAGAAACTGCAACCGGACTCTGTCGCATACAACATTTTCATCCATCATTTCTCCAAACAGGGGAAAATATCATCTGCATTTCGCGTTCTTAAAGACATGGAGAAGAAAGGTTGTCATAAGAGCCTGGAGACTTATAACTCTCTGATCCTGGGCTTAGGCATAAAAAATCAGATATTTGAAATTCATGGACTGATGGATGAGATGAAAGAAAAGGGCATTTCACCTAATATCTGCACCTACAATACTGCAATCAAGTATCTCTGTGANCCcgacataccgaactaa